TGGTAAATGGCGTAGGTATGCGCTTCAAGTAAATCAGTTTTCAAACTAAGCATAAATTGACGTTCCTTTGCATGAATTTGATACGCTTGAAAGGAGAACATGGATAGAGAAAGAAAAAAAGAGAGGATGAGCAGAACTAATAGGGTTTCGACGAAGGTAAAGGCTGATTGAGAGTTAAGGAGTCGTAATTTCAAGCGTTCCATCCGCCGCGATATTAATAACGTCCCCATTTGAGCATACATTTTGCTGAGCATTCAAATATCCCTTATCGACTAAATCATTGATAGTGGTTGGAGCTGATATTTCATCTAATTTGTAAGATTCTACTTGCCCTTCGATCATTGAAAACAGAGCGTCA
This genomic window from Bacillus sp. 2205SS5-2 contains:
- the comGC gene encoding competence type IV pilus major pilin ComGC — encoded protein: MFRRNKNMKKILNQKGFTMIEMMIVLLVISVVLLLAIPNIANRSESINTKGCDALFSMIEGQVESYKLDEISAPTTINDLVDKGYLNAQQNVCSNGDVINIAADGTLEITTP